Proteins encoded within one genomic window of uncultured Draconibacterium sp.:
- a CDS encoding RagB/SusD family nutrient uptake outer membrane protein, protein MKKYIIYGLVLLVSLNIISCSDEILDVDPVDSFTDAAVWGDLSLAEAYLNTSYSQIKAETEKGSRFASLTDELYQMHTYGTENVRQGYLSPDNSSFGWEDDMWNPWNYFYGCIKDVNLFLEEIDAVPMPNSGDEEWKNQLIGQGHFLRAYFYFQLYSLYGRVPLVSKVYPLETEEFTEERASLEKVAGFIVADCDSAAALLPVAYESADNFGRATKGAALTLKGRTLLFAASPLYDENYPDQAKWQKAAEANKAVIDLGVYSLQAISNPDEYAALFLKSDNPEIIFEKLYDSKRVVGSNNVFLHQAPCGTGNGFEGWGTLQPTHNLVSKFQRNDGTEYIQGAENEYPWANRDLRLYADIFLDGDTWGYGDSNREIEFFVAGESGVEQGKDSREGPSWWNATQTGYGFKKFLDPDFDNYGTDANTTPWIYMRLSEVYLNYAECLIELGENTEALTYINLVRERALMPPATGNDIRAEYEYERQIELLFEGQRWFDIRRWKQAEDIYKEPLLGIDIKKFSDGSKTYTVKSEPIETRSFNAPKNYWMPVPRSELRKAPNLDAVPYE, encoded by the coding sequence ATGAAAAAATATATCATATACGGACTTGTGTTGCTCGTATCTCTTAATATAATTTCTTGTAGCGACGAGATTTTAGATGTCGATCCGGTGGATTCCTTTACCGATGCTGCGGTATGGGGCGATCTGTCGTTGGCAGAAGCCTATCTGAACACATCATACAGCCAGATTAAGGCAGAAACTGAAAAAGGTTCAAGGTTTGCAAGCCTTACCGACGAATTATATCAAATGCATACTTACGGTACCGAGAATGTCCGACAGGGATATCTTTCTCCCGATAATTCCAGTTTTGGATGGGAAGATGACATGTGGAACCCTTGGAATTATTTCTATGGTTGTATTAAAGATGTTAATCTTTTTCTGGAAGAAATAGATGCTGTTCCAATGCCAAATTCTGGTGACGAAGAATGGAAAAACCAGTTGATTGGGCAGGGACACTTTTTACGTGCCTATTTCTATTTTCAATTGTACAGCCTTTACGGAAGAGTTCCGCTTGTAAGTAAAGTTTATCCGTTGGAAACAGAGGAGTTTACAGAGGAGCGGGCATCGTTGGAGAAAGTAGCCGGTTTTATTGTAGCCGATTGTGATTCGGCGGCTGCACTGTTACCTGTAGCGTATGAGAGTGCAGATAATTTTGGAAGAGCAACTAAAGGTGCTGCTCTTACTTTAAAAGGACGAACTTTGCTGTTTGCAGCCAGTCCCTTGTACGACGAAAATTACCCCGATCAGGCAAAATGGCAAAAGGCCGCCGAGGCCAATAAAGCCGTAATCGATTTGGGAGTGTATTCCCTTCAGGCTATTTCTAACCCTGATGAATATGCTGCGCTATTTTTAAAGTCAGACAATCCTGAAATTATTTTTGAAAAGCTGTATGATTCCAAGCGGGTAGTGGGTAGTAACAATGTTTTTCTACATCAGGCTCCGTGTGGTACAGGTAATGGTTTTGAAGGATGGGGAACTTTGCAACCAACTCACAACCTCGTTTCCAAATTTCAAAGGAATGATGGAACTGAATATATTCAGGGTGCAGAGAATGAATATCCGTGGGCTAATCGCGACTTACGCCTGTATGCTGATATTTTTCTTGATGGTGATACCTGGGGGTATGGCGATAGTAACCGCGAAATTGAGTTTTTTGTTGCCGGAGAATCTGGTGTTGAGCAGGGAAAAGATAGCCGGGAAGGTCCGTCGTGGTGGAATGCTACCCAAACCGGTTATGGGTTTAAAAAATTCCTCGATCCTGATTTTGATAATTACGGGACTGATGCGAATACCACTCCCTGGATTTATATGCGACTTTCTGAAGTATATTTAAACTATGCTGAATGTTTAATAGAGTTGGGGGAAAATACCGAAGCACTAACTTATATCAACCTTGTTCGCGAGCGTGCATTAATGCCACCGGCAACCGGTAATGATATTCGTGCTGAATACGAATATGAACGGCAGATTGAGCTTTTATTTGAAGGCCAAAGGTGGTTTGATATTCGCAGGTGGAAACAAGCTGAAGATATTTATAAAGAACCACTCTTGGGTATAGATATTAAGAAGTTCAGTGACGGAAGCAAAACATATACCGTAAAATCGGAACCTATCGAAACCCGGAGTTTTAATGCTCCCAAAAATTATTGGATGCCTGTTCCCCGAAGTGAACTAAGAAAAGCACCAAATCTGGATGCTGTTCCTTATGAATAA
- a CDS encoding DUF1735 domain-containing protein yields the protein MKIKKIYYLLLMVFVFGACNEELMNSIPLVEINPGFSSPGFNDVSLVSLNESKSYDVVYKRVYGISRELTMDLTVDVGVLDVYNQENGTNLKLLSEEFYTIPTSISFGEKEKTTTFSITLFPKKIYEKAGSVEEASTYVIPIKASTPEKEGVDYVESENILLLHVNMLASTITVEPQDPINLYFAKGSEIKESFSIEGTLNFESANEVAVSVVVDDQAVLLNSGDYTLLPEANYSFSAGMVNDYGFVVIPGEINALGLSDTLTYLLPCLLNSTNPDYVIEQDQPVYYVVNISDLKISITNGSETAPVPVSSSISTLSGAINVAANTLASTDLSINFNYDPSLITAFNTLNGENYQTLPEGVVSITNGKIDKNTKSVDIQYSIDLSDLALSTTDHYLVPLVIAPEDFEIGSLDGSSVIYLDVTKSLVGTYDLNIIKNERTRNIGNTIWLASECQRAGDENWDAAIAQAQYGFGGDGDWYAVLFSVTDEDMPGKENCKKIEMYSFLELIESTGGTNNVTQNQSYFNTATGEVYIDCFVYESWFETSYKETYSFTLQ from the coding sequence ATGAAAATTAAGAAAATTTATTATTTGTTGCTTATGGTTTTCGTGTTTGGAGCCTGCAACGAAGAGCTAATGAATTCAATTCCATTAGTTGAGATTAATCCGGGTTTCTCTAGTCCTGGATTTAATGATGTCAGTCTGGTTTCATTAAATGAATCCAAATCGTATGATGTTGTTTACAAACGTGTTTATGGAATATCACGAGAGCTTACTATGGATTTAACAGTAGATGTAGGCGTGCTTGATGTTTATAATCAGGAAAATGGTACGAACTTAAAACTTTTATCCGAGGAGTTTTATACTATTCCAACCAGTATCTCGTTTGGTGAAAAGGAAAAAACTACAACTTTTAGCATTACGCTATTCCCGAAAAAGATTTACGAAAAAGCAGGTTCGGTTGAAGAAGCTTCAACGTATGTAATTCCGATAAAAGCAAGTACTCCTGAAAAAGAGGGGGTTGATTATGTTGAAAGCGAAAACATTTTGCTGCTTCATGTAAATATGCTGGCTTCTACAATTACTGTTGAGCCCCAAGATCCAATAAACCTTTATTTTGCGAAGGGAAGCGAGATTAAGGAGTCGTTCAGTATTGAAGGAACGCTAAACTTCGAAAGTGCAAACGAAGTTGCTGTTTCTGTCGTTGTTGACGATCAGGCAGTGTTACTAAATTCTGGAGATTACACTCTGTTGCCAGAAGCCAACTATTCATTCTCTGCCGGAATGGTAAATGACTATGGCTTTGTTGTGATTCCTGGCGAGATTAATGCATTAGGACTTTCTGATACGCTTACATATTTATTGCCTTGTCTGCTTAATTCTACTAACCCCGATTATGTAATTGAGCAAGACCAGCCAGTGTATTATGTGGTGAATATTTCTGATCTTAAAATATCAATCACAAATGGCAGTGAAACAGCTCCGGTGCCGGTTTCATCAAGTATTTCTACATTAAGCGGAGCAATAAATGTAGCGGCTAATACATTGGCATCTACAGATCTTTCTATCAATTTTAATTACGATCCTTCATTAATTACAGCATTTAATACTTTAAATGGAGAAAACTATCAGACATTGCCTGAAGGTGTTGTTAGTATTACCAACGGTAAAATCGATAAAAACACAAAATCGGTAGATATCCAGTATAGTATTGACCTTTCTGACTTGGCGCTTAGCACTACAGATCATTATCTGGTACCTTTAGTTATTGCGCCTGAAGATTTTGAAATAGGCTCGCTTGATGGTTCTTCTGTAATTTATCTTGATGTAACTAAATCGTTGGTAGGAACTTATGATCTCAATATCATTAAAAACGAGCGTACTCGCAATATTGGGAATACTATATGGTTAGCTTCGGAATGCCAAAGAGCCGGGGATGAAAACTGGGATGCCGCAATTGCACAGGCACAATATGGTTTTGGTGGTGATGGAGACTGGTATGCAGTGTTGTTCTCTGTTACCGACGAGGATATGCCGGGAAAAGAAAACTGTAAGAAAATTGAAATGTACTCTTTCCTGGAATTAATAGAAAGTACAGGGGGGACGAATAATGTAACACAGAACCAGTCATATTTCAATACGGCAACAGGGGAAGTTTATATCGACTGTTTTGTTTACGAAAGCTGGTTTGAAACAAGCTATAAAGAAACGTATTCTTTTACTCTGCAATAA
- a CDS encoding TonB-dependent receptor: MINIYKLRRTVLHKACYVVFMLCLVQFSFFPANAFGKGPVNDAIQNDVQVKGTVTDEAGLALIGANIVEKGTTNGVVTDIDGKFSLNVSSADAVLVFRFIGYETQEVEVDNKREFSIVLSENITGLDEVVVVGYGQQKKATITGSVSQVSGDEIKKVSAANLTNTLAGKTAGVIANVRSGEPGEDNATIFIRGKGTTGNNDPLIIVDGIADRGFSRLNPEDVESISVLKDASAAIYGARAANGVILVTTKRGKKGDITVNYTGNYSMSQPTRIPEMLNSFQYATYVNEYDRGHGLSETYSEDALQKLQDGSDPINYANTDWWSSVAKDWAGKTQHSVSISGGTEKVQFYSSAQYMWQDVIYENSAQDYSQYQFTTNIDAKLSEKIRFSMDVLGRQEYRKRGVYATDYLFGFFLSTNPMSAPYYENGLPRVGYDGVTNNAAVMVTDLPGTSQKKYNIINLKPFLHIDLDIITKGLYAEGYAALDYSFNNGKDINHPYDLYQYDAATDEYVSQRSATGAISLNSWSDNSDRKTLNARLGYTNSFGKHKVDAFAAYEQFKYNYNNVSAYRTNYLSTAIMQIFAGSDDPEDWGTGGYAGVSARQNYFGRVNYSYDDKYLAEVTMRYDGSMNFPPNKRWGFFPAFSAGWVMSEESFFSSLKPVVNFLKLKGSWGMMGNDNVAAFQFLSNFGFISTDEGGGYHAASGVLFGEGVQKGLFQKVTANPDITWETAKTSNIGFAAQFLDGKFSLDVDYFSSKRSDILRTRNASIPDYAGLVLPAENIGKVKNNGIELVAGYQGSYNDFKWNVTGNFSYAENEMVYIDEAESTPAWQRATGHPIDALVLYDALGIYQTQEEVDNSVHIDGAKPGDLIYRDTNDDGEITYDDAIRVNQSATPKIMYGLTLNGSWKGLDLNVFFQGQAKAKILVQPTMNMMTDFYEGRWIDTNSAEENASASWPRAFIKQTYGDDFNGRSSTWWMRDAGFLRLKSVELGYTLPKSLLAKAGIERLRIYVNGNNLFTVDKIDIFDPELTNGITSYPIQRMITTGINLSF; this comes from the coding sequence ATGATTAATATATATAAACTAAGGCGTACGGTATTGCATAAGGCTTGCTATGTAGTTTTTATGTTGTGTTTGGTGCAATTTTCTTTCTTCCCTGCCAATGCATTTGGAAAGGGACCTGTAAATGATGCTATACAAAATGATGTGCAGGTGAAAGGTACGGTTACTGATGAAGCAGGTTTAGCATTGATTGGTGCTAATATTGTTGAAAAGGGAACAACCAACGGAGTAGTAACCGATATTGATGGAAAATTTTCATTAAATGTTTCTTCAGCCGATGCTGTACTTGTATTTCGTTTTATAGGTTACGAAACGCAGGAAGTGGAAGTGGACAATAAACGGGAATTTAGTATTGTACTTTCTGAAAATATTACCGGGCTTGACGAAGTAGTGGTTGTTGGTTATGGTCAACAAAAGAAAGCAACAATTACCGGTTCTGTTTCGCAGGTTAGCGGAGATGAAATTAAAAAAGTTTCGGCGGCTAACCTTACGAATACGCTGGCTGGTAAAACGGCAGGTGTTATTGCCAATGTTCGCTCGGGAGAACCTGGCGAAGATAATGCAACAATTTTCATTCGCGGGAAAGGTACTACCGGGAATAATGATCCGCTGATTATAGTTGACGGTATTGCCGACCGTGGTTTTTCGCGTTTAAATCCTGAAGATGTTGAATCAATTTCAGTATTAAAAGATGCATCTGCTGCAATTTACGGAGCGCGTGCTGCTAACGGAGTTATCCTGGTTACCACCAAACGTGGTAAAAAAGGTGATATTACTGTTAATTATACAGGAAACTACTCCATGTCTCAACCAACAAGAATTCCGGAGATGCTTAATTCCTTCCAGTATGCAACTTATGTAAATGAATACGACCGCGGACACGGGCTTTCAGAAACTTATTCCGAAGATGCATTGCAAAAACTTCAGGATGGTTCCGATCCGATAAATTATGCCAATACCGACTGGTGGTCGTCGGTTGCAAAAGACTGGGCAGGAAAAACCCAGCATAGTGTATCAATAAGCGGAGGAACAGAGAAAGTGCAGTTTTATTCTTCAGCACAGTATATGTGGCAAGATGTGATTTATGAGAATAGTGCACAAGATTATAGTCAGTACCAGTTTACTACTAACATTGACGCTAAACTTTCTGAAAAGATTAGGTTTAGTATGGATGTTCTTGGTCGCCAGGAATACCGGAAACGAGGAGTTTATGCAACCGACTATCTTTTTGGATTTTTTCTGTCTACCAATCCTATGTCAGCACCTTATTACGAAAACGGTTTGCCGCGTGTAGGCTACGACGGAGTGACCAATAATGCTGCTGTTATGGTTACTGATCTCCCGGGAACTAGTCAGAAAAAATATAATATCATAAACCTGAAGCCGTTTTTGCATATTGATCTTGATATTATTACAAAAGGCTTGTATGCCGAAGGATATGCAGCACTTGATTATTCGTTTAATAACGGAAAAGATATTAATCATCCATACGATTTATATCAATATGATGCTGCAACAGATGAATATGTTAGTCAACGTTCGGCAACCGGGGCTATTTCACTAAACTCCTGGTCTGATAATTCTGACCGTAAAACGTTGAACGCGCGCTTAGGATATACTAACTCGTTTGGCAAACACAAGGTAGATGCTTTTGCTGCTTACGAACAGTTTAAATACAACTATAACAATGTTTCTGCGTATCGCACCAATTATCTTTCAACAGCTATTATGCAAATATTTGCAGGTAGCGACGATCCTGAAGATTGGGGAACAGGAGGCTATGCAGGTGTTAGTGCCCGTCAGAATTATTTTGGGCGTGTAAATTACAGTTACGACGATAAGTACCTGGCTGAAGTAACTATGCGTTACGATGGTTCAATGAATTTCCCTCCGAACAAACGCTGGGGATTTTTCCCTGCTTTTTCTGCAGGATGGGTAATGTCGGAAGAATCGTTTTTTAGTTCTCTAAAACCGGTTGTGAACTTTTTAAAGTTGAAAGGTTCATGGGGAATGATGGGGAATGATAACGTTGCAGCTTTTCAGTTTTTATCAAATTTTGGATTTATTTCTACCGATGAAGGAGGTGGATATCATGCAGCAAGCGGGGTGTTGTTTGGCGAAGGTGTTCAGAAAGGGCTTTTCCAGAAAGTAACTGCGAACCCCGATATTACCTGGGAAACAGCAAAAACATCAAATATTGGATTTGCTGCCCAGTTTCTTGATGGTAAGTTTAGCCTTGACGTTGATTACTTTTCTTCAAAACGAAGCGATATCCTGCGCACGCGAAATGCTTCTATTCCTGATTATGCCGGCCTGGTTTTACCTGCCGAAAATATAGGAAAAGTAAAAAATAATGGTATTGAGTTGGTTGCCGGCTACCAGGGGAGTTACAATGATTTCAAATGGAACGTTACCGGTAACTTTTCTTATGCCGAAAATGAAATGGTATATATAGATGAAGCCGAATCTACTCCGGCATGGCAACGTGCTACCGGCCACCCAATTGACGCTCTTGTTTTGTACGATGCCTTAGGAATTTACCAAACACAGGAAGAAGTTGATAATTCGGTACATATTGATGGAGCTAAACCCGGAGACTTGATTTACAGGGATACAAACGACGACGGTGAAATAACCTATGATGATGCTATTAGGGTAAACCAATCAGCTACTCCTAAAATTATGTATGGGCTTACTTTAAACGGTAGTTGGAAAGGGCTTGACTTAAACGTCTTTTTCCAGGGGCAGGCAAAAGCCAAAATACTGGTTCAGCCAACCATGAATATGATGACCGATTTTTATGAAGGACGATGGATAGATACTAACTCTGCAGAAGAAAATGCAAGTGCCAGCTGGCCAAGGGCATTTATTAAACAAACATATGGCGACGATTTCAACGGACGCTCTTCTACATGGTGGATGCGCGATGCAGGTTTCCTTCGCTTAAAATCTGTTGAGTTGGGTTATACGCTTCCAAAATCGTTATTAGCAAAAGCCGGAATTGAAAGGTTGAGGATTTATGTAAACGGGAATAACCTTTTTACAGTTGATAAGATCGACATCTTTGATCCGGAGTTAACGAACGGTATTACCTCATATCCTATACAACGAATGATTACAACAGGGATAAACCTTTCTTTTTAA